CAGCAGAGGATTGTAAACTGCGACCGTCTGCCCTCCCTGCTTCGCCCACCACTCCCGATCCCCCGGCCTTCCCGTCAAACGTCCCTTAAGACTGGAAATCGAGATGACAAAAACGCCGTAAGGCGAAACGACCAAGCGGTCGATGGAAACTATTCCCTGAGGCGTCGTCAAACTCACATCCTTCAAAATTTGATACGACTCGCCCAATCTGGAGAGACGAGCGTCCAGCGCCTGCGGCGTACCGCCTCCCTGCCAAAACCAGCGTTTCCAGATAAAAAAAGCGGCTGCCAGAGCCACCGCCGCTATTAGAAATGTCGTTGAGTCCCAGTGTT
This window of the Candidatus Nitrohelix vancouverensis genome carries:
- a CDS encoding NERD domain-containing protein, translating into MQHWDSTTFLIAAVALAAAFFIWKRWFWQGGGTPQALDARLSRLGESYQILKDVSLTTPQGIVSIDRLVVSPYGVFVISISSLKGRLTGRPGDREWWAKQGGQTVAVYNPLLENRKIVNQIAPQLGVDPLIPLVVFLNARLGSDFGVSATPLSALPQFFLRYQRETLSPEQQEEIIRQVSQNPNVF